A portion of the Melanotaenia boesemani isolate fMelBoe1 chromosome 2, fMelBoe1.pri, whole genome shotgun sequence genome contains these proteins:
- the LOC121650703 gene encoding G-protein coupled receptor family C group 5 member C-like gives MDLPSAPKGCGSSISSIYYNLCDLTTLWGVVVEAIAATGVLTSFVLFIILMASLPFVTDKKRKGMVALQASILVFTLGLFGLTFAFIVGRYTTSCAARRYMFGVLFAGCLACLVMHGLWLALLQRRGHGPRSWMLWLGALSLWLVEVIINTEWLIITETRSSSEEVIVPDLSCTIANQDFVMALIYVMVLLLAVVLMPFPSLTHKHKQWRRDGAFILVTGLFTMAVWVAWIVMYIYGNRVVGNLSWDDPTLAVAIVSNAWVFLFFYTIPEICLLTQENPDQEQPHDGENVYPARSLVYDNILKEPEPAQQNVYMENKAFSMDEAPAEPTKPVSPYGVYNGQLRSCVYQPTEIALIAKGLTMADQCVMIPRATAPSLNPGSGRSSLSRSVESLASQELS, from the exons ATGGATCTTCCTAGCGCTCCAAAAGGGTGTGGTTCCAGTATCAGCTCCATCTATTACAACCTTTGTGACTTGACCACACTTTGGGGAGTCGTGGTGGAGGCCATTGCTGCTACTGGTGTGCTGACCTCATTCGTCCTATTTATCATTCTTATGGCTTCCTTACCATTTGTGACTGACAAGAAGAGAAAGGGTATGGTGGCCCTACAGGCCAGCATTCTGGTCTTTACACTGGGACTGTTTGGACTGACTTTTGCCTTCATTGTGGGCCGGTACACTACAAGTTGTGCTGCTCGAAGGTACATGTTTGGAGTGCTGTTTGCAGGCTGCCTAGCTTGCCTGGTGATGCATGGGCTGTGGCTGGCCCTGTTGCAACGAAGAGGCCATGGGCCCAGGAGCTGGATGTTGTGGTTGGGAGCTCTGAGTCTCTGGCTTGTTGAGGTGATCATCAACACAGAATGGCTCATAATCACCGAAACCAGGAGCTCATCCGAGGAAGTTATTGTCCCTGATCTGTCCTGCACCATTGCTAACCAGGACTTTGTGATGGCCCTTATCTATGTAATGGTTCTGCTGCTAGCTgttgtgttgatgccttttccTTCACTGACACACAAGCACAAGCAGTGGCGCCGAGATGGAGCTTTTATCCTGGTCACAGGCCTCTTTACCATGGCTGTGTGGGTAGCTTGGATTGTTATGTACATCTATGGAAACCGAGTGGTTGGGAATCTCAGCTGGGACGATCCTACTCTGGCGGTGGCCATAGTGTCAAATGCCTGGGTGTTCCTGTTCTTCTACACAATCCCAGAAATTTGCTTACTGACACAAGAAAATCCAGACCAGGAGCAGCCCCATGATGGAGAAAATGTTTATCCTGCAAGAAGCCTGGTGTATGACAACATCCTGAAAGAGCCAGAACCAGCACAACAGAATGTGTATATGGAGAATAAAGCTTTCTCTATGGATGAAGCGCCAGCAG AACCCACAAAGCCGGTGTCGCCGTATGGAGTTTATAATGGTCAGCTACGAAGTTGTGTGTACCAGCCAACTGAAATAGCCTTAATTGCCAAAGGTCTGACAATG GCAGACCAATGTGTGATGATACCAAGAGCCACGGCTCCATCATTGAATCCAGGAAGTGGAAGGAGCTCTTTGTCCCGTTCAGTCGAATCGTTAGCCTCTCAAGAACTCTCATAG
- the LOC121650708 gene encoding dual specificity mitogen-activated protein kinase kinase 6-like isoform X1 — MSVSKGGKQPPGKKKNPGLRLAKEVFTSPSPAAAAPPRDLDSKAFVTIGDRNFVVKADDLELIAELGRGAYGVVDKMKHVPSGVIMAVKRIRATVNTLEQKRLLMDLDISMRTVDCFFTVTFYGALFREGDVWICMELMDTSLDKFYKKVIEKGKTIPEDILGKITVAIVKALEHLHRNLSVIHRDVKPSNVLINTQGQVKMCDFGISGHLVDSVAKTMDAGCKPYMAPERINPDLNQKGYSVKSDIWSLGITMIELAILKFPYDSWGTPFQQLKQVVDEPSPQLPADRFSPEFVDFISQCLRKKPNERPAYTELMEHQFFKLHDSKETDVASFVKAILDH, encoded by the exons ATGTCTGTATCAAAAGGAGGTAAGCAACCACCAG ggaaaaaGAAGAACCCTGGGCTGAGGCTGGCCAAAGAAGTATTTACATCTCCCTCACCAGCAGCTGCAGC GCCCCCTCGAGATCTAGACTCAAAAGCTTTTGTCACAATAGGAGATCGG AACTTTGTGGTGAAGGCAGATGACTTGGAGCTGATTGCAGAGCTGGGGAGGGGAGCGTATGGAGTGGTGGACAAGATGAAACATGTGCCCAGTGGTGTTATCATGGCTGTTAAG AGGATTCGGGCCACGGTCAACACTCTGGAGCAGAAGAGGCTTCTGATGGACCTGGACATCTCCATGAGGACAGTGGATTGCTTCTTCACAGTGACTTTTTATGGTGCTCTTTTTAGAGAG ggtGACGTTTGGATCTGTATGGAACTGATGGACACATCTTTGGATAAGTTTTATAAGAAGGTTATCGAAAAAGGCAAAACCATTCCCGAGGACATCTTGGGCAAGATCACAGTAGCT ATTGTCAAGGCATTAGAGCATCTGCACAGAAACCTGTCAGTGATACACAGAG ATGTGAAGCCCTCCAATGTTCTGATCAACACTCAGGGCCAAGTCAAAATGTGTGACTTTGGCATTAGTGGGCACCTGGTGGACTCTGTGGCCAAAACAATGGATGCAGGCTGCAAGCCCTACATGGCG CCTGAGCGGATCAACCCAGACCTAAACCAGAAAGGCTACAGTGTGAAGTCAGACATATGGAGTCTTGGTATCACTATG ATTGAGCTGGCCATTTTGAAGTTTCCCTACGACTCATGGGGGACCCCGTTCCAGCAGCTGAAACAGGTGGTGGATGAACCATCTCCACAGTTGCCTGCAGACCGCTTCTCCCCAGAGTTTGTAGACTTCATCTCCCAGTG CTTAAGAAAGAAGCCAAATGAAAGACCAGCTTATACAGAATTAatg GAACATCAATTTTTCAAACTGCATGACTCCAAAGAGACAGATGTGGCCAGTTTTGTCAAGGCCATCCTGGACCACTGA
- the LOC121646387 gene encoding inward rectifier potassium channel 2-like, which yields MGSVRSHRYSIVSSEEDGMKLATIAVPNGYGNGNVNKGDTEQQHQSRFVRKDGHCNVQFINMSEKGQRYLADIFTTCVDIRWRWMLLLFCLSFLLSWLLFGFVFWLVALSYGDLENETQMCVSNVDSFTAAFLFSVETQTTIGYGYRYVTEECPIAVFMVVFQSIVGCIIDAFIIGAVMAKMAKPKKRNETLVFSHYATVAMRDGKLCLMWRVGNLRKSHLVEAHVRAQLLKSRTTAEGEFIPLDQVDIDVGFDSGIDRIFLVSPITIVHEIDEDSPFYEMNKQELETSEFEIVVILEGMVEATAMTTQCRSSYVAGEILWGHRFDPVLFEEKNYYKVDYSRFDNTYEVPSTPSCSARELSEKKSNASSLRNSFCYENEVALEKVEMEEELEEEENRLMRDAEVVALGDTNTNLVSDSECNLDSLPLESRPLTAESEI from the coding sequence ATGGGGAGTGTGCGAAGCCACCGCTACAGCATTGTGTCCTCTGAAGAAGACGGCATGAAGCTAGCCACTATTGCCGTCCCAAATGGCTACGGAAACGGCAATGTAAACAAGGGGGACACAGAGCAACAACATCAGAGCCGCTTTGTCAGGAAAGATGGCCACTGCAATGTGCAGTTTATCAACATGAGTGAGAAAGGCCAGCGTTACCTGGCAGATATCTTCACCACCTGTGTGGACATTCGCTGGCGCTGGATGCTGCTCCTTTTCTGCCTGTCCTTCCTGTTGTCCTGGTTGTTATTTGGTTTTGTCTTCTGGTTAGTGGCCCTCTCTTATGGAGATTTAGAGAATGAGACTCAAATGTGTGTTTCAAATGTGGACAGCTTCACTGCTGCCTTCTTGTTCTCAGTCGAGACCCAAACCACGATCGGCTATGGTTATCGCTATGTGACAGAGGAATGTCCCATTGCCGTTTTTATGGTGGTATTCCAGAGCATTGTGGGCTGCATCATCGATGCTTTCATCATTGGTGCTGTCATGGCCAAGATGGCAAAGCCCAAAAAGAGGAATGAGACCCTGGTGTTCAGTCACTATGCTACAGTGGCCATGAGGGACGGTAAACTTTGCTTGATGTGGCGGGTGGGAAACCTGAGGAAAAGTCACCTTGTGGAGGCCCATGTAAGGGCCCAGCTCCTAAAGTCACGCACCACCGCAGAAGGAGAGTTTATCCCTCTGGATCAGGTGGACATCGACGTGGGCTTCGATAGTGGCATTGACAGAATCTTCCTGGTGTCTCCAATTACTATTGTGCATGAGATTGATGAGGACAGCCCTTTCTATGAGATGAACAAACAAGAGTTGGAAACGTCAGAGTTTGAGATTGTGGTCATTCTTGAGGGCATGGTTGAGGCCACAGCCATGACCACTCAGTGTCGGAGCTCCTATGTGGCTGGCGAGATCCTTTGGGGCCACCGCTTCGATCCAGTGCTATTTGAAGAAAAGAACTATTACAAAGTGGACTACTCTCGTTTTGACAACACCTATGAGGTTCCCAGCACGCCCAGCTGTAGTGCCAGGGAACTGTCTGAGAAGAAGTCCAATGCTTCCAGCTTGAGGAACTCCTTTTGTTATGAGAATGAAGTGGCTCTTGAAAAAGttgagatggaggaggagcttgaggaggaggaaaacagGCTGATGAGGGATGCTGAGGTTGTTGCACTTGgggacacaaacacaaatctgGTGTCAGACTCTGAATGCAACCTGGACTCTTTGCCTTTAGAGTCTAGGCCTTTGACAGCAGAATCAGAAATATGA
- the btbd17b gene encoding BTB/POZ domain-containing protein 17: protein MVRLCEREIPAWVYVGTLLFFVHFHSFTVSGAPLKQETALDNGATVLNHSMSLVHRMETLLAMGNSSDVTLRVQTINTDEVKVIQAHSLVLTLQSDIFEELLLNRNNSALALTETPECSAVFDKFVRYLYCGDISVRLDQAISLHKLASKYHVWGLQQGLTQYMTQHLSSDSPTGHVISWYSYALQIGDMTLQDSCLQYLSWNLSSVLQSGEWRSISEDLLLSLLQRSDLILQNELELYEALEGWINQNQPVSGTVETALRAVRYGMIPPQHLFRLQKQSPLMVKYYESIRDLLYLAFQFHSASPIQLAKYFDVNCSIFTPRNYLSSSWGSPWVINNPTRDDRSFSFQTQLGPSGHDSSKRVTWNALFSPRWLPFSARSTYTELGAMQPTRTEGGRPRIIVTPATSSPDFAGVSFQKTVIVMARQQGKVVVRHVYNFHQSTEEAGDFLVDADLQRRASEYLIDSSLYLHVVIKPLYHSLLVARK, encoded by the exons ATGGTACGCTTATGTGAACGAGAGATTCCTGCCTGGGTCTATGTGGGCACCCTGCTCTTCTTTGTCCACTTCCATTCTTTCACAGTCAGCGGAG CTCCCCTGAAGCAGGAGACAGCACTGGATAATGGTGCCACTGTGCTGAATCACTCCATGAGTTTAGTGCATCGTATGGAGACGCTGCTGGCCATGGGTAACAGCAGTGATGTCACTCTGCGGGTCCAGACCATCAACACTGATGAGGTGAAAGTAATTCAAGCCCACAGCCTGGTTTTAACCCTGCAGAGTGACATATTTGAGGAACTGCTGCTCAACCGCAACAACAGTGCTCTGGCTTTGACAGAGACCCCCGAATGTTCAGCTGTCTTTGATAAATTTGTCAG GTATCTGTACTGTGGGGACATCTCAGTAAGACTAGATCAGGCTATATCTCTGCACAAGCTGGCCAGCAAGTACCATGTTTGGGGCTTGCAGCAAGGTCTGACCCAATATATGACTCAACATCTTTCCAGTGATTCGCCCACTGGCCATGTGATTAGCTGGTACAGCTATGCACTACAAATTGGGGACATGACCCTGCAGGACAGCTGTCTGCAGTACCTGTCCTGGAACCTGTCTTCTGTGCTGCAGAGCGGAGAGTGGCGCTCCATCAGTGAAGACCTGCTCCTCTCCTTGCTCCAACGCTCTGACCTCATTTTGCAGAATGAGCTGGAGCTCTATGAGGCCCTGGAGGGCTGGATTAACCAGAACCAGCCTGTCAGCGGGACAGTGGAGACTGCCCTAAGGGCTGTTCGATATGGTATGATCCCCCCTCAGCATCTGTTCCGCCTTCAGAAGCAATCTCCCCTCATGGTGAAGTACTATGAGTCTATCCGTGATCTCCTCTATTTAGCTTTCCAGTTTCACTCTGCCTCACCTATTCAACTGGCCAAGTACTTTGATGTCAATTGCAGTATTTTCACTCCTCGTaactacctgtcctcctcctgggGTTCTCCTTGGGTCATCAATAACCCTACCCGTGATGACCGTAGTTTCAGCTTCCAGACCCAGCTTGGTCCCAGTGGCCATGACTCCAGCAAAAGAGTGACATGGAATGCCCTGTTCTCTCCTCGCTGGCTCCCATTCAGTGCCAGGTCAACTTATACTGAACTGGGTGCTATGCAGCCCACTCGCACAGAGGGAGGTCGACCTCGCATCATTGTGACACCAGCCACATCTAGCCCAGACTTTGCTGGTGTAAGCTTTCAAAAAACAGTCATTGTGATGGCAAGACAGCAAGGAAAAGTGGTTGTACGTCATGTCTATAACTTCCACCAAAGTACGGAGGAGGCTGGAGATTTCTTAGTTGATGCTGACCTTCAGCGTCGTGCATCAGAGTACCTAATTGACAGCTCCCTCTATTTGCATGTTGTAATCAAACCTCTTTACCATTCCCTTCTTGTTGCCAGGAAGTAA
- the LOC121650708 gene encoding dual specificity mitogen-activated protein kinase kinase 6-like isoform X2, translating to MSVSKGGKKKNPGLRLAKEVFTSPSPAAAAPPRDLDSKAFVTIGDRNFVVKADDLELIAELGRGAYGVVDKMKHVPSGVIMAVKRIRATVNTLEQKRLLMDLDISMRTVDCFFTVTFYGALFREGDVWICMELMDTSLDKFYKKVIEKGKTIPEDILGKITVAIVKALEHLHRNLSVIHRDVKPSNVLINTQGQVKMCDFGISGHLVDSVAKTMDAGCKPYMAPERINPDLNQKGYSVKSDIWSLGITMIELAILKFPYDSWGTPFQQLKQVVDEPSPQLPADRFSPEFVDFISQCLRKKPNERPAYTELMEHQFFKLHDSKETDVASFVKAILDH from the exons ATGTCTGTATCAAAAGGAG ggaaaaaGAAGAACCCTGGGCTGAGGCTGGCCAAAGAAGTATTTACATCTCCCTCACCAGCAGCTGCAGC GCCCCCTCGAGATCTAGACTCAAAAGCTTTTGTCACAATAGGAGATCGG AACTTTGTGGTGAAGGCAGATGACTTGGAGCTGATTGCAGAGCTGGGGAGGGGAGCGTATGGAGTGGTGGACAAGATGAAACATGTGCCCAGTGGTGTTATCATGGCTGTTAAG AGGATTCGGGCCACGGTCAACACTCTGGAGCAGAAGAGGCTTCTGATGGACCTGGACATCTCCATGAGGACAGTGGATTGCTTCTTCACAGTGACTTTTTATGGTGCTCTTTTTAGAGAG ggtGACGTTTGGATCTGTATGGAACTGATGGACACATCTTTGGATAAGTTTTATAAGAAGGTTATCGAAAAAGGCAAAACCATTCCCGAGGACATCTTGGGCAAGATCACAGTAGCT ATTGTCAAGGCATTAGAGCATCTGCACAGAAACCTGTCAGTGATACACAGAG ATGTGAAGCCCTCCAATGTTCTGATCAACACTCAGGGCCAAGTCAAAATGTGTGACTTTGGCATTAGTGGGCACCTGGTGGACTCTGTGGCCAAAACAATGGATGCAGGCTGCAAGCCCTACATGGCG CCTGAGCGGATCAACCCAGACCTAAACCAGAAAGGCTACAGTGTGAAGTCAGACATATGGAGTCTTGGTATCACTATG ATTGAGCTGGCCATTTTGAAGTTTCCCTACGACTCATGGGGGACCCCGTTCCAGCAGCTGAAACAGGTGGTGGATGAACCATCTCCACAGTTGCCTGCAGACCGCTTCTCCCCAGAGTTTGTAGACTTCATCTCCCAGTG CTTAAGAAAGAAGCCAAATGAAAGACCAGCTTATACAGAATTAatg GAACATCAATTTTTCAAACTGCATGACTCCAAAGAGACAGATGTGGCCAGTTTTGTCAAGGCCATCCTGGACCACTGA
- the LOC121632527 gene encoding inward rectifier potassium channel 16-like, producing the protein MSTEGGELVIDTCCTTVHTLGKQNGKEGRRLRYMQKDGSFPVVFQKAPGDWSPYFMDIFTTLVEIRWRTMFLFFCLSYILSWLFFGLCYWLMVHVNRDIDSFDNKPCFKEVHGFTGAFLFSLETQTTIGFGFRVVTEKCIVSVIVVTIQDLFSCVLDTIVIGVIVAKMASARKRAQTVGFSRCAVVNLRNGVLCLSWRLGDFRGNHILEGVARAQLVRYVKQPLGAMVISHQDLELEERDIVLATPTTIIHKLELGSPLYSLGPDGLLEEDFELVVSFTYTGDTTGMLHQTRTSYMPADIRWGQQFQDMLKVGKKHYKVDYALFNETTWVSVPMLSAEENDRRKHLVEESSHLPSVKRNGHVSQVTLDFMDEVMLQTCL; encoded by the coding sequence ATGAGCACAGAAGGGGGAGAGCTTGTCATTGACACCTGTTGCACCACAGTTCATACACTGGGCAAGCAAAATGGAAAAGAAGGGAGGCGGCTCCGCTACATGCAGAAAGACGGCAGTTTCCCAGTAGTATTCCAGAAGGCACCTGGAGACTGGAGCCCATATTTCATGGACATCTTCACCACTCTTGTAGAGATCCGGTGGAGGACAATGTTCCTCTTCTTTTGCCTTTCATACATCCTCTCTTGGCTCTTTTTCGGTCTCTGTTATTGGCTCATGGTACATGTAAATAGAGATATTGACAGTTTTGACAATAAGCCATGTTTCAAGGAGGTGCATGGATTCACTggagcttttcttttctcactgGAGACACAGACAACTATTGGTTTTGGCTTCAGGGTAGTTACTGAGAAATGTATTGTGTCTGTCATAGTGGTGACAATTCAAGATTTATTTAGCTGTGTTCTTGACACCATTGTTATTGGTGTTATTGTGGCTAAGATGGCGTCTGCGCGTAAGAGAGCTCAGACTGTGGGTTTCAGCCGTTGTGCTGTAGTCAACCTGCGAAATGGGGTTTTGTGTCTGTCCTGGCGCCTTGGGGACTTTAGAGGTAATCACATTCTGGAGGGGGTTGCCAGGGCCCAGTTAGTCCGCTATGTGAAGCAACCACTGGGTGCTATGGTGATATCACACCAGGACTTGGAGTTGGAAGAGCGTGACATTGTCCTTGCCACACCAACCACTATCATTCACAAGCTGGAACTGGGGAGTCCCCTTTACAGTTTGGGCCCTGATGGTCTATTGGAGGAGGACTTTGAGCTGGTGGTGTCTTTCACCTACACAGGCGACACCACAGGGATGCTCCACCAGACACGTACTTCCTACATGCCAGCAGACATCCGCTGGGGCCAGCAATTCCAGGATATGTTGAAAGTGGGCAAAAAGCACTACAAGGTGGATTACGCTCTGTTCAATGAGACCACTTGGGTGTCAGTGCCAATGCTCAGTGCAGAGGAGAATGACAGAAGAAAGCATCTTGTAGAGGAAAGTTCACACTTACCATCAGTAAAAAGAAACGGGCATGTCTCTCAGGTAACTCTTGACTTCATGGACGAGGTCATGCTGCAAACCTGTTTGTAA